A region of Ferruginibacter albus DNA encodes the following proteins:
- a CDS encoding glycosyltransferase family protein yields the protein MKVLYAIQATGNGHISRATEIIPLLKKKCDLDILISGTEAEVKLNHEVKYKRKGFSYVFGKKGGIDFYATFKKMQSKRFVSEIKNFPVEDYDLVINDFEPVSAWACKIKHVPCVSMSHQFAILDKNAPRPDKFDPFALMVLKYYAPCKIGVGFHFKKYSENIFTPVIRKEIRNAEISNKGHYTVYLPAYSEEKLIKFLGQFKNVRWHIFSKHTKKSFVEKNCWVRPVNNDDFAESFVSCEGIISGGGFETPAEALYMGKKVIVIPMKNQYEQHCNAAGAKQFGVPVLKSLKNKHADKVKHWLENEQNIKVDFPDETDKIIDLVLAQRKSFKNLSKEKFSGDIIQSPADIFIPKAAL from the coding sequence ATGAAAGTTCTCTACGCCATACAAGCTACAGGCAACGGACATATCAGCCGTGCAACAGAAATCATCCCTCTGCTAAAAAAGAAATGCGATCTCGATATTTTAATAAGTGGAACTGAAGCTGAAGTAAAACTAAACCATGAAGTAAAATATAAACGCAAAGGCTTTAGTTATGTATTTGGTAAAAAAGGAGGCATAGATTTCTACGCTACTTTCAAAAAAATGCAATCTAAAAGATTTGTGAGCGAGATAAAAAATTTTCCTGTTGAAGATTACGATCTGGTAATAAATGATTTTGAACCGGTGAGCGCATGGGCTTGTAAGATCAAGCACGTGCCTTGCGTTTCCATGAGCCATCAATTTGCAATACTTGATAAAAATGCTCCACGCCCGGACAAGTTTGATCCTTTTGCTTTGATGGTTTTAAAATATTATGCGCCTTGTAAAATTGGCGTAGGTTTCCATTTTAAAAAATACAGCGAAAACATTTTTACTCCTGTCATCCGTAAGGAAATTCGCAATGCAGAGATAAGCAACAAAGGGCATTACACTGTTTATTTACCCGCTTACAGCGAAGAAAAACTAATCAAATTTTTAGGTCAGTTCAAAAACGTTCGCTGGCATATATTTTCTAAGCATACCAAAAAATCATTTGTAGAAAAAAATTGCTGGGTACGTCCTGTTAATAATGATGATTTTGCTGAAAGCTTTGTAAGCTGCGAAGGAATCATCAGTGGAGGTGGTTTTGAAACACCGGCAGAAGCTTTATACATGGGCAAAAAGGTCATAGTGATCCCAATGAAGAATCAATATGAACAACATTGTAATGCAGCAGGTGCGAAACAATTTGGTGTACCGGTTTTAAAAAGCCTAAAAAACAAACACGCTGATAAAGTAAAGCATTGGTTGGAAAATGAACAAAATATAAAAGTTGATTTTCCGGATGAGACCGATAAAATAATTGACCTCGTTTTGGCACAAAGAAAATCTTTCAAAAATCTATCAAAGGAAAAATTCAGCGGAGATATTATTCAAAGTCCCGCAGATATCTTTATTCCTAAAGCTGCTTTATAG
- the atpE gene encoding ATP synthase F0 subunit C, whose amino-acid sequence MAGIVGSVAAIGAGLAAIGAGIGIGLIGKGAVEGIARQPEAANDIRANMIVAAAFVEAVALFAVVVALLGNG is encoded by the coding sequence ATGGCAGGAATTGTAGGTAGTGTTGCTGCGATTGGTGCTGGTTTAGCTGCAATTGGCGCAGGTATCGGTATTGGTTTGATCGGTAAAGGAGCAGTAGAAGGTATTGCTCGTCAACCGGAAGCGGCTAATGACATTCGTGCAAACATGATCGTAGCTGCGGCTTTCGTAGAAGCGGTTGCTCTGTTTGCTGTGGTAGTTGCCCTATTGGGTAATGGTTAA
- a CDS encoding sensor histidine kinase has product MLPTKNFSPQQLSALTAFCLSAPIAAALYYFKPVWWIALITLLVVFLGSFALILFMVQRFIYRKIKLIYKLIYQTKASKREEFYYKNILPQKSIDEVREDVEKWAEQRKAEIELLKKNEAFRKEFLQNLSHELKTPIFAIQGYVDTLLNGALEKPEVNRKFLSSTSRNIDRLVNLLNDLDEISKLESGEQLLYKENFIIQDLIKEVYETLSIKAEENSIRLIIKKGCEVPLSVFADKEKIRQVLINLVENAIKYGKKNGTIEASVYKIDGKLILIEIGDDGAGIAEEHLKRIFERFYRTDQARSRKIGGSGLGLAICKHIIEAHGQTIHVRSSLDVGSTFGFTLESKKD; this is encoded by the coding sequence ATGCTCCCAACTAAGAATTTTTCGCCGCAACAATTATCTGCATTAACAGCATTTTGTTTATCTGCGCCAATTGCTGCAGCACTATATTATTTTAAGCCTGTCTGGTGGATTGCGTTGATTACATTGCTGGTGGTATTTTTAGGAAGCTTTGCACTGATATTATTCATGGTGCAACGTTTCATCTATCGTAAAATAAAACTCATCTATAAGCTTATTTATCAAACAAAGGCAAGTAAACGGGAAGAGTTTTATTATAAAAATATCTTACCGCAAAAAAGCATTGATGAAGTTAGAGAAGACGTAGAGAAATGGGCAGAGCAACGAAAAGCAGAGATCGAATTATTAAAAAAGAATGAGGCCTTCCGTAAAGAGTTTTTACAAAATCTCTCGCATGAATTAAAGACTCCCATATTTGCCATACAAGGTTATGTCGATACCTTATTAAATGGTGCTCTGGAAAAACCTGAAGTAAATCGTAAATTTTTAAGCAGCACGTCCCGCAATATAGATCGGCTGGTAAACCTGTTAAATGACCTGGATGAAATTTCTAAATTAGAAAGCGGTGAACAATTACTATACAAAGAAAACTTTATTATCCAGGACCTGATAAAAGAAGTGTATGAAACATTATCAATAAAAGCAGAAGAAAACAGCATTCGCTTAATTATTAAAAAAGGATGCGAAGTGCCTTTAAGCGTTTTCGCAGATAAAGAAAAAATACGCCAGGTACTTATCAATCTTGTAGAGAATGCCATTAAATACGGGAAAAAAAATGGCACAATTGAGGCAAGTGTATATAAAATCGACGGCAAGCTTATTTTAATTGAAATCGGCGATGATGGCGCCGGTATTGCAGAAGAGCACTTGAAAAGGATATTCGAACGCTTTTACAGAACAGACCAGGCAAGAAGCAGAAAAATCGGTGGCAGCGGGTTAGGCTTAGCTATCTGTAAACATATTATTGAAGCTCACGGACAAACTATTCACGTTCGTAGTTCGTTAGATGTTGGTTCCACATTTGGTTTTACGTTAGAGAGCAAAAAGGATTAA
- the atpF gene encoding F0F1 ATP synthase subunit B codes for MLLEINPLVLPDIGLVFWSTISFLILLFVLGKFAWKPIMKAIGEREQGIADAIASAEKVKLEMAQLKNDNEALLIKAREERAQLLKEAKETKDKIINEAKEEAKSQASKIINDAQVVINQQKMAAINDLKNQVGNLVVEVSEKVLRRELSNKTEQENYIKQLAEEVKLN; via the coding sequence ATGTTGTTAGAAATAAATCCTTTAGTATTACCTGATATCGGTTTGGTATTTTGGAGTACTATTTCCTTTTTGATTTTATTGTTTGTGTTAGGCAAGTTTGCCTGGAAGCCAATAATGAAAGCTATTGGTGAAAGAGAGCAGGGGATTGCAGATGCGATTGCATCAGCAGAAAAAGTAAAGTTGGAAATGGCGCAATTGAAAAATGACAACGAAGCTTTATTGATCAAAGCACGTGAAGAAAGAGCACAATTATTAAAAGAGGCAAAAGAAACAAAAGATAAAATAATTAACGAAGCAAAAGAAGAAGCAAAATCACAAGCATCTAAAATAATTAACGATGCACAGGTGGTGATCAATCAGCAAAAAATGGCTGCCATCAATGATTTAAAAAATCAAGTTGGAAATTTAGTAGTTGAAGTAAGTGAAAAGGTTTTAAGGCGTGAGTTAAGCAATAAGACAGAACAGGAAAACTACATTAAACAATTGGCAGAAGAAGTAAAATTAAATTAA
- the atpB gene encoding F0F1 ATP synthase subunit A: MSLKSIKALLVAGFSAVILLFSNISLAQEPAAAEQHATAENAKPEEGKFNVTETILEHIKDAHSWHLWGHTSVSLPIILYTDKGLEFFSSSKLLDEHHEPIAYQANYNYKLVGGKIKVVGEDGTVDVAASKKVWDFSITKNVASLLITVTLLLIIFLSVAKAYKKTGVSSAPKGFQSFMEPLILFVRDDIAKPNIGHHYAKYTPFLLTVFFLIWINNMLGLVPFFPGGANVSGNIAFTMTLAVCTFILVNINGNKSYWGHIFWMPGMPIAMKIFLAPIELLGVFTKPISLMIRLFANITAGHILVLSLICLIFIFKSVAASTIAVPFSIFISMIELLVAFLQAFIFTMLAAMYIGMAIEEHHHHGDHDPHYNETED, translated from the coding sequence ATGTCGTTAAAAAGCATAAAAGCATTACTGGTAGCGGGTTTCAGCGCAGTTATATTACTTTTTTCGAATATTTCGCTTGCGCAAGAACCTGCTGCTGCAGAACAACATGCTACTGCAGAAAATGCAAAGCCTGAAGAAGGCAAATTCAACGTTACTGAAACCATTTTAGAGCACATTAAAGATGCGCATAGCTGGCATTTATGGGGACACACTTCTGTTTCATTGCCAATTATTCTTTATACTGATAAAGGACTGGAATTCTTTTCTTCTTCAAAATTATTGGACGAACACCATGAACCAATAGCTTATCAGGCGAATTACAATTATAAATTGGTAGGTGGTAAAATTAAAGTTGTGGGTGAAGATGGAACTGTTGATGTGGCAGCTTCAAAAAAAGTGTGGGACTTTTCCATCACTAAAAATGTAGCATCTTTATTAATTACGGTTACTTTATTACTTATCATATTTTTAAGTGTAGCCAAGGCCTATAAAAAAACAGGGGTATCATCTGCGCCAAAAGGATTTCAGTCTTTTATGGAACCATTGATCTTGTTTGTAAGGGACGATATAGCAAAGCCGAATATTGGTCATCATTACGCTAAATACACTCCGTTTTTATTAACGGTATTTTTCCTTATCTGGATCAATAACATGTTGGGACTGGTTCCGTTCTTTCCGGGTGGTGCTAACGTAAGTGGTAACATTGCTTTTACCATGACATTGGCTGTTTGTACGTTTATCCTGGTAAATATCAATGGTAATAAATCTTATTGGGGACATATTTTCTGGATGCCGGGTATGCCCATCGCAATGAAAATATTTTTGGCACCGATTGAATTATTAGGAGTGTTTACAAAACCTATCTCATTAATGATTCGGTTGTTTGCGAACATTACAGCGGGTCATATTCTCGTATTAAGCTTAATTTGTTTGATCTTCATATTCAAAAGTGTTGCTGCATCTACCATTGCAGTACCTTTTTCAATTTTCATCAGCATGATAGAATTATTGGTTGCTTTTTTACAGGCATTCATTTTTACCATGTTGGCGGCAATGTATATCGGTATGGCAATTGAAGAGCATCATCATCATGGTGATCATGATCCGCATTACAACGAAACAGAAGATTAA
- a CDS encoding ABC transporter ATP-binding protein, with protein sequence MSEQTGKRKKVVDTSLLRRLLVFVTPYKGKFYWSIFLAVFLAVLSPIRPWLIQLTLNKGLKAHAVGFLHSPSQVIIGITIIQIVILLIESACRFVFSFYTSALGQSVVKDMRVATYNKILHLNLSQYDKTPIGTLTTRTINDIEAINDIFSDGLIPIVADLLSIVAVLLYMFFVDWKLTLVCIAPFPILIIVTYYFKESVNKSFMRVRNAVAALNAFVQEHITGISVVQAFAAEEREAKKFDAINKEHRNANIRSIMAYSLFYPIVELILAFSSGLLVWWAAKQSIYVTDDKAVEIAGIVTSFILCLNLLFRPLRVIADKFNTLQMGMIASERVFKVLDNPDSAVNEGKFIPEHVSGNIEFKNVWFAYNENHYVLKDISFTINKGETLAIVGHTGSGKTSIISLINRLYHIQKGEIKVDDHNIEDYDLFHLRSKIAVVLQDVFLFSASIRDNVTLRNNAISKEQVIEAAKLIGIHDFIMRLPGDYDYNVMERGATLSLGQRQLLSFVRALLFDPSILILDEATSSIDTESEHLIQRAIDKLIAGRTSIIIAHRLSTIRKATKIIVLDKGEIKEIGTHIELLQKQGYYYQLHKMQFEKQLEQSEA encoded by the coding sequence ATGAGCGAGCAAACTGGAAAAAGAAAAAAAGTAGTAGATACATCATTGCTTCGCCGTTTATTGGTTTTTGTCACTCCCTACAAAGGCAAATTTTACTGGTCAATTTTTTTAGCTGTTTTTTTGGCTGTACTTTCTCCCATCCGTCCATGGCTTATTCAACTAACATTAAATAAGGGATTAAAAGCACATGCGGTTGGTTTTTTGCATAGCCCTTCACAAGTGATCATCGGTATTACGATCATTCAAATTGTAATACTTTTGATAGAGTCTGCCTGTCGTTTTGTATTCTCCTTTTATACATCCGCATTAGGACAAAGCGTTGTAAAAGATATGCGTGTTGCTACCTATAATAAAATACTTCATCTCAACCTTTCGCAATACGACAAAACACCCATCGGTACTTTAACTACACGTACAATAAATGATATCGAAGCGATCAATGATATTTTCAGTGATGGATTAATTCCCATTGTTGCGGATCTGCTTTCTATTGTGGCTGTATTATTGTATATGTTTTTTGTTGACTGGAAACTAACATTGGTTTGTATTGCTCCTTTTCCAATATTGATCATAGTAACTTATTATTTTAAAGAAAGTGTAAACAAATCTTTTATGCGTGTGCGCAATGCGGTAGCAGCATTAAATGCGTTTGTACAGGAGCATATTACAGGCATAAGCGTAGTACAGGCTTTTGCAGCAGAAGAAAGAGAAGCTAAAAAATTTGATGCGATCAATAAAGAACATCGCAACGCCAACATCCGTTCCATAATGGCATATTCGTTGTTTTATCCCATAGTAGAATTAATATTGGCATTTTCATCGGGCTTATTGGTTTGGTGGGCTGCTAAACAATCTATTTATGTAACCGATGATAAAGCAGTAGAAATAGCAGGCATAGTAACTTCCTTTATTTTATGTTTGAATTTATTGTTTCGTCCGTTACGTGTAATTGCCGATAAATTTAATACGCTGCAAATGGGAATGATCGCAAGCGAACGTGTATTTAAAGTATTGGATAATCCCGATAGTGCTGTTAATGAAGGCAAGTTTATTCCCGAACATGTTTCAGGTAATATAGAATTTAAAAATGTTTGGTTTGCCTATAATGAAAATCATTACGTATTAAAAGATATCTCTTTCACAATAAATAAAGGAGAAACCTTAGCAATTGTTGGACATACGGGAAGCGGTAAAACATCTATTATCAGTTTGATAAACCGGTTGTACCATATTCAGAAGGGTGAAATAAAAGTGGATGATCATAATATTGAAGATTATGATTTGTTTCATCTGCGTAGTAAAATAGCAGTGGTATTACAGGATGTTTTTTTGTTCAGTGCTTCTATACGGGATAATGTTACACTTCGTAATAATGCTATTTCAAAAGAACAAGTAATAGAAGCTGCAAAACTTATCGGCATTCATGATTTTATTATGCGCCTGCCAGGAGATTATGATTATAATGTAATGGAGCGTGGTGCTACACTTTCTTTAGGACAACGACAGTTATTATCTTTTGTTCGGGCTTTATTATTTGATCCATCCATATTAATATTGGATGAAGCTACTTCTTCTATCGATACAGAAAGCGAACACTTGATTCAAAGAGCCATTGACAAATTAATTGCCGGAAGAACTTCTATTATTATTGCGCATCGCTTAAGTACAATTCGTAAAGCAACTAAAATCATTGTATTGGACAAAGGTGAAATAAAAGAAATAGGCACGCACATAGAATTACTTCAAAAGCAAGGGTATTATTACCAGTTGCATAAAATGCAGTTTGAAAAACAACTGGAACAATCTGAAGCTTGA
- a CDS encoding UDP-2,3-diacylglucosamine diphosphatase → MEKRKIDVAVISDVHLGTYGCRASEVSRYLSTIDPSILVLNGDIIDIWQFSKKYWPAGHMQVIKQITSMLSRGVKVYYVTGNHDEMLRRFENFSIGDFHIVNKLIIHHNNNKRSWIFHGDVFDVTMKYSKWLAKLGAVGYDTLIMINTFINYISKKMGRGKISLSKKIKNSVKSAVKYINSFENTAAEIAIEKGYDYVICGHIHQPCDRKIVTPKGSVQYLNSGDWIENLTALEYADDNWSVYQYQQDNQVKELNDSYYMDEAAYLRTAELFKMMMQDFELAS, encoded by the coding sequence TTGGAAAAAAGAAAAATAGATGTAGCGGTTATCTCTGATGTTCACTTAGGCACTTATGGATGCCGTGCAAGTGAAGTGTCCCGTTACCTCTCCACCATCGATCCATCCATTTTAGTTTTAAACGGCGACATTATCGACATCTGGCAGTTCAGTAAGAAATACTGGCCGGCAGGGCATATGCAGGTGATAAAGCAAATTACGAGTATGCTTAGCCGTGGGGTTAAAGTATATTACGTTACCGGCAATCACGATGAAATGTTGCGTCGTTTTGAAAACTTTTCTATTGGCGATTTTCATATTGTAAACAAGCTGATCATTCATCATAATAACAATAAACGCAGTTGGATATTTCATGGAGATGTGTTTGATGTTACGATGAAATACAGTAAATGGTTAGCGAAGCTGGGTGCTGTTGGCTACGATACATTGATAATGATAAATACATTCATCAATTACATCAGCAAAAAAATGGGAAGAGGAAAAATCTCTCTCTCCAAAAAAATAAAAAACTCTGTAAAAAGCGCCGTAAAATATATCAACAGCTTTGAAAATACTGCTGCTGAAATAGCTATTGAAAAAGGATATGACTATGTTATCTGCGGTCACATCCATCAACCGTGCGATCGTAAGATTGTTACACCAAAAGGCAGCGTACAATATTTAAATTCCGGCGACTGGATCGAAAATTTGACTGCATTGGAATATGCAGATGATAACTGGAGTGTATATCAATATCAGCAAGACAACCAGGTAAAAGAATTGAATGATTCTTATTATATGGATGAAGCCGCTTATTTACGTACTGCCGAGTTATTTAAAATGATGATGCAGGATTTTGAATTAGCATCTTAA
- a CDS encoding response regulator, translating to MSKKILIADDEADILEIIQFNLQAEGYEVFTAKNGDEAIELAKMHQPDLIILDIMMPGKNGIEVCNILRLQPAFKDTLIVFLTALSDEGTEIRGLETGADDYLTKPISPKVLVSKVNALFRRVSNKKGTNGHQSETVTLLQIGDLQIDREKYLVNLHNNEIILARKEFELLALLASRPGKVFLRNEILNQVWGTEVIVGDRTIDVHIRKIRQKLNMDCITTVKGVGYKFEM from the coding sequence ATGAGTAAAAAAATTTTAATTGCAGATGATGAAGCCGATATCCTCGAAATCATTCAATTTAACCTGCAAGCAGAAGGGTACGAAGTATTTACCGCAAAGAATGGAGATGAAGCAATTGAACTGGCAAAAATGCATCAGCCGGATCTGATCATCTTAGACATTATGATGCCGGGCAAAAACGGCATTGAGGTTTGTAATATCCTTCGCCTTCAACCTGCATTCAAAGACACATTAATTGTTTTCCTTACAGCATTAAGCGATGAGGGCACTGAAATACGGGGATTGGAAACCGGCGCAGATGACTATTTGACCAAACCGATAAGTCCAAAAGTTTTGGTTAGTAAGGTAAATGCTTTGTTCAGAAGAGTCTCTAATAAAAAGGGTACAAACGGGCATCAATCAGAAACTGTTACACTTTTGCAAATAGGTGATCTGCAGATAGACCGTGAAAAATATTTGGTGAATCTTCACAACAACGAAATAATATTAGCAAGAAAAGAATTTGAATTGCTGGCATTACTTGCATCCCGCCCGGGAAAGGTTTTTTTACGCAATGAAATATTGAACCAGGTTTGGGGTACCGAAGTAATTGTTGGCGATCGAACTATTGATGTGCACATTCGAAAGATCCGCCAAAAATTAAACATGGATTGTATCACCACCGTTAAAGGTGTTGGTTATAAATTTGAAATGTAG
- a CDS encoding TonB-dependent receptor codes for MKTKQLLFSLLTVFSLITTNVFSQETSATLSGNVSDEKGTLVQGATILVKHEPTGATYTTQTNKKGLFSFPTLKAGGPYTITVSFTGFSTETFDNVSLTLGNNPDVSVVLKQSTKNLEAVVVSGAKRSSGIGRAQLNALPTIGRSLSDFTRLTPQSNNNSYGGSNFRYNNLTIDGAANNDAIGFSNSFGGVSGGGQSGAAGAGTRTNPYSLDVIQEVQVQLAPYDVKIGNFTGGSVNAVTKSGGNDFHGSIYAYGHNQALVGTSVDGKNSKIYNTYYDHQYGATLSGPIMKNKAFFIVNYEGSRNEVPTFYNAGDPGAAMTLLEAQQITNALKKYNFSPGTYGPNKVFTNSDKVFGRLDFNLNNKNSLTLRGIYTSGSGNNIERTTTNFQFSSTDFTQHTDNLNLVAELKSKINNEANNQLIVSYIKVHEYRDFPAPLDSNGNASGVPASAFVDIDNGRIWLGTWREAAIYNMKQSTVELTDNFTLNKGINKFTFGTHNEIYDLSYGFINSWNGRWEYAGGLNSFLADNPSRIRSGYTFDSTKNNRNGLYNDLPGSNFTVGLFSVYAQDEIAVNKRFKITPGVRFDYSKLLSSQFPLDPALNGTRNYVAPADSATYSHTPFSQFNNKWLGQVTISPRLGFSFDVKGNQSLVIRGGTGIFVGRMPFAWMGYAATLSGANLGNVDYKPSSGTVVPLAVDPTQLISTLRNIPAATNATKLHEVDLIDNNFKLPTVWRSNIAVDVKFGKGYKATFDAMYTKTLYDVMFQQINIKDSGVQYFSTGPTQTPYYATGAKNNSAYTNIYFLTNTTQGYRYNLTAQINKTSDNIKLGAAHSFNYFWSAAYTYGMSKDVSNGIRNSFQSNYELNPTINPENSPLAFSNFDLRHRIVATLGGSFRWNDVHTSSIAFFYSNQSGSPYSLIYTSAPFGNSSNAPLVYIPKAQSDINLADYKKADGTTYTAAQQWTDLNNFINGDDYLKNHRGEYAERNGLRTPWNQQLDMKLQHEIHLSKTNKFKTLVLSFDMLNVLNFINNNWGHIYFVTNVNNYTVNFLKFVKDANGKAVGTPASGYLPTFNYLAPPAGSNNQYYTVDPLNSRWQGQMGVKFNF; via the coding sequence ATGAAGACAAAGCAATTACTATTTTCTTTGCTTACAGTATTTTCCCTTATTACCACAAATGTTTTTTCTCAAGAAACCTCAGCCACGTTAAGTGGAAATGTTAGCGATGAAAAAGGCACTCTGGTTCAAGGAGCTACAATACTTGTTAAGCACGAGCCAACGGGCGCGACGTACACTACACAAACGAACAAAAAAGGGCTTTTTTCGTTTCCAACTTTAAAAGCAGGCGGCCCTTACACTATAACCGTATCGTTTACAGGGTTTTCTACAGAAACATTTGACAATGTTAGTCTTACCTTAGGCAATAACCCGGATGTAAGCGTTGTTTTAAAACAAAGCACCAAAAATTTGGAAGCAGTTGTTGTTAGCGGTGCTAAAAGAAGTTCAGGTATAGGCAGAGCACAATTAAATGCTTTACCAACTATCGGACGTAGCTTAAGTGATTTCACACGTTTAACTCCTCAATCAAATAACAACTCTTATGGCGGTTCCAACTTTCGCTATAATAACTTAACTATTGATGGTGCTGCTAATAACGATGCGATCGGTTTTAGTAACTCCTTTGGTGGTGTTAGTGGTGGTGGTCAATCAGGTGCAGCAGGCGCCGGTACACGTACTAATCCATACAGCTTAGATGTTATTCAGGAAGTACAAGTACAATTGGCTCCATACGATGTGAAAATCGGAAACTTTACCGGAGGTAGCGTAAATGCAGTAACTAAAAGTGGCGGTAACGATTTTCATGGATCTATCTATGCTTATGGACATAACCAGGCATTAGTAGGAACCAGTGTTGATGGGAAAAATTCAAAAATATATAACACTTATTACGATCATCAATACGGGGCAACCTTAAGCGGTCCTATTATGAAAAATAAGGCTTTCTTTATTGTAAACTATGAAGGATCGCGTAATGAAGTTCCAACTTTTTATAATGCAGGTGACCCGGGTGCTGCAATGACTTTATTAGAAGCACAACAAATAACTAATGCGTTAAAAAAATACAATTTTAGTCCCGGCACTTATGGACCAAATAAAGTATTTACTAATAGTGATAAGGTTTTTGGACGTTTAGATTTTAATCTTAATAACAAAAACAGTTTAACATTAAGAGGTATTTATACAAGCGGTTCAGGAAATAACATTGAACGTACTACAACTAATTTTCAATTTTCTTCTACTGACTTTACTCAACATACCGACAACCTTAACCTGGTTGCCGAGTTAAAAAGTAAAATCAACAATGAAGCAAACAACCAATTAATTGTAAGTTATATAAAGGTTCATGAATACAGAGATTTCCCTGCACCATTAGATTCAAATGGTAATGCATCAGGTGTACCGGCATCAGCATTTGTTGATATCGATAATGGACGTATCTGGTTAGGTACCTGGAGAGAAGCTGCTATCTATAACATGAAGCAATCTACAGTTGAATTGACGGATAACTTTACATTAAATAAAGGAATTAATAAATTCACTTTCGGTACTCATAATGAGATATATGATCTTTCTTACGGATTTATCAACTCATGGAATGGTCGTTGGGAATATGCAGGTGGTTTAAATTCTTTCCTTGCAGACAACCCTTCTCGTATTCGTAGCGGTTATACTTTTGATTCAACAAAAAATAACAGGAACGGCTTATACAATGATTTACCTGGTAGCAACTTTACTGTAGGTTTATTTAGTGTGTATGCACAAGATGAAATTGCAGTTAACAAACGTTTTAAAATAACTCCGGGTGTAAGATTTGATTATTCTAAATTATTAAGTTCACAATTCCCATTAGATCCGGCTTTAAACGGAACACGCAATTATGTTGCGCCTGCTGATAGTGCAACTTATTCACATACTCCATTTAGCCAATTTAATAATAAGTGGCTTGGGCAGGTAACGATATCTCCACGTTTAGGATTTAGCTTTGATGTTAAAGGAAACCAATCTTTAGTGATCCGCGGAGGAACAGGAATATTTGTAGGTCGTATGCCATTTGCATGGATGGGATATGCTGCTACATTAAGCGGAGCAAACCTGGGGAATGTTGACTACAAACCTTCTAGCGGTACAGTAGTGCCATTAGCTGTTGACCCAACACAATTGATTTCAACATTAAGAAATATTCCTGCTGCTACAAATGCAACTAAACTGCATGAAGTAGATCTAATTGATAATAACTTTAAATTACCTACTGTTTGGCGTTCAAACATTGCTGTTGATGTTAAATTCGGCAAAGGGTATAAAGCTACATTTGATGCGATGTACACAAAAACATTGTATGATGTTATGTTCCAGCAGATCAATATCAAAGACAGTGGTGTACAATATTTCAGCACAGGACCAACTCAAACTCCGTATTATGCAACCGGTGCTAAAAACAATTCGGCTTATACAAACATCTATTTCTTAACAAATACAACACAAGGATACCGTTATAACTTAACAGCACAGATCAATAAAACATCAGACAATATTAAATTGGGTGCAGCACATTCATTTAATTATTTCTGGAGCGCTGCTTATACTTATGGAATGAGCAAAGACGTTAGTAACGGAATTCGTAACTCTTTCCAAAGTAATTACGAATTAAACCCAACAATAAATCCGGAAAATTCACCATTGGCATTCTCTAACTTTGACTTGCGTCATCGTATAGTAGCAACATTAGGTGGTAGCTTTAGATGGAATGATGTACACACGTCTTCAATTGCATTCTTCTATTCAAATCAATCCGGAAGCCCTTACTCATTGATTTACACAAGTGCTCCTTTTGGTAACTCTTCTAATGCTCCTTTGGTATATATTCCAAAAGCACAAAGCGATATCAACTTAGCTGATTATAAAAAAGCTGATGGAACAACTTATACTGCAGCTCAACAATGGACAGATTTAAACAACTTCATTAATGGCGATGATTATTTGAAAAATCACAGAGGCGAATATGCAGAGCGCAATGGTTTACGTACTCCATGGAATCAGCAATTGGATATGAAACTTCAGCACGAGATACATTTAAGCAAAACAAACAAGTTTAAAACCTTAGTATTAAGCTTTGATATGTTGAACGTATTGAATTTCATCAATAACAATTGGGGTCATATTTACTTTGTTACAAACGTAAATAACTATACAGTTAACTTCCTGAAATTTGTTAAAGATGCAAACGGAAAAGCTGTAGGCACACCGGCAAGCGGTTATTTACCAACGTTTAACTACCTGGCGCCGCCTGCAGGTTCAAACAATCAGTATTATACAGTTGATCCGCTTAATAGCCGTTGGCAAGGTCAAATGGGCGTTAAGTTCAACTTCTAA